In a genomic window of Deltaproteobacteria bacterium:
- a CDS encoding DUF4202 family protein, whose protein sequence is MERIRAIVARSEVPEDALHAENTLEWVLRLDPESGQAIQVAALAHDIDRAVGPTKVRRSDYADFDAFKAAHALQGAKILRAILEECGVAGPTIEEACRLVELHEVGGDRWSDLLRDADSISFFEVNLPLYYKREGWEETKRRCIWGYRRVSARAREIILALCYEDGTLTALIDESIRRVPQKDQEAF, encoded by the coding sequence ATGGAGAGAATAAGGGCGATCGTAGCCCGCTCCGAGGTCCCGGAGGACGCCCTGCACGCGGAAAATACCCTTGAATGGGTCTTGAGGCTCGATCCTGAGAGCGGTCAAGCAATCCAGGTTGCGGCCCTTGCCCATGACATAGACCGGGCCGTAGGCCCGACAAAAGTGCGCCGCTCGGATTATGCGGACTTTGACGCCTTCAAAGCGGCTCATGCGTTACAGGGGGCAAAAATCCTGCGGGCGATCCTGGAGGAGTGCGGCGTAGCCGGGCCTACCATCGAGGAGGCCTGCCGGCTGGTGGAACTCCATGAGGTCGGTGGAGACCGTTGGTCGGATCTCCTTAGGGATGCGGACAGTATCTCCTTTTTTGAAGTGAATCTCCCTCTATACTACAAAAGGGAAGGCTGGGAAGAGACCAAGCGCCGCTGCATCTGGGGGTATCGACGTGTCTCGGCGCGAGCCAGGGAGATCATACTCGCCTTGTGCTATGAAGACGGGACCCTCACGGCACTGATCGACGAGTCGATAAGGAGGGTTCCTCAAAAGGATCAAGAGGCTTTCTGA